The Quercus robur chromosome 7, dhQueRobu3.1, whole genome shotgun sequence genome has a segment encoding these proteins:
- the LOC126692958 gene encoding transcription factor bHLH130 isoform X1 produces MDSNTPDNYLPQHQPSSGLLRFRSAPSSVLANIMETEGTESERLISRILNYGTSNTDSIAMKRVSSNSHSQAQQQGYCASLPPHYPRQSLSPTAMDDDDSSYGLVGSMAMDHDVQSKAGNPNIIRQSSSPADLFSHLSVQNGYAMMKGIGNYSRVNGTNGDVSPSTDRLKSQLSFSPRFPSSLGMLSQISEIGSENLGADSPDDGKLGNGSVDAHFYGPGVPYCSWNDPPHFTENFTVMKREQDDDGKLFAANQNGGLGNRVNMLSHHLSLPKTSSEMVAMEKFLQFRDSVPCKIRAKRGCATHPRSIAERVRRTRISERMRKLQELVPNMDKQTNTADMLDLAVEYIKDLQKQFKTLSDNKANCKCLSMQNPVQNQIA; encoded by the exons ATGGATTCAAATACCCCCGACAATTATCTCCCCCAACACCAACCCAGTTCTGGGTTATTGCGGTTTCGCTCTGCGCCGAGCTCGGTCCTTGCTAATATCATGGAGACAGAGGGCACTGAGTCAGAGAGATTAATATCCAGAATTTTGAATTACGGTACTAGCAATACGGATTCAATAGCTATGAAGCGTGTGAGCTCCAACTCTCACTCCCAGGCCCAACAGCAGGGCTATTGTGCGAGCTTGCCTCCCCATTATCCGAGACAGAGTCTTAGCCCCACTGCTATGGACGATGATGATAGCTCATATGGGTTGGTGGGTTCAATGGCAATGGACCACGACGTGCAATCCAAAGCGGGTAATCCAAATATCATTAGGCAAAGTAGCTCGCCTGCTGATCTTTTCTCCCACCTCTCTGTTCAAAATG GCTATGCCATGATGAAAGGAATTGGCAACTACAGTAGGGTCAATGGTACTAATGGAGATGTAAGTCCATCTACAGACAGGTTGAAGAGTCAGCTTAGCTTCTCACCAAGATTTCCTTCTTCACTAGGGATGTTGTCACAAATCTCTGAAATAGGGAGTGAAAACCTTGGAGCAGATAGTCCCGATGATGGAAAGCTCGGTAATGGCAGTGTTGATGCTCATTTTTATGGCCCTGGAGTCCCATACTGTTCTTGGAATGATCCACCACATTTTACAGAAAATTTTACTGTCATGAAAAGAGAGCAAGATGATGATGGGAAACTATTTGCTGCTAACCAG AATGGAGGACTTGGAAATCGGGTTAATATGTTATCGCACCATTTGAGTTTACCAAAGACTTCGTCAGAGATGGTTGCCATGGAGAAGTTCCTGCAATTTCGAGATTCTGTTCCTTGTAAAATAAGAGCAAAGCGTGGTTGTGCCACTCATCCTCGAAGCATTGCAGAAAGG GTAAGAAGAACCCGGATCAGTGAACGAATGAGGAAATTGCAAGAGCTTGTCCCAAACATGGACAAG CAAACTAATACAGCAGACATGTTGGACTTGGCTGTTGAATACATCAAAGATCTTCAGAAACAATTCAAG ACTCTTAGTGATAATAAAGCCAACTGCAAGTGTTTAAGTATGCAGAATCCAGTCCAAAATCAAATTGCTTGA
- the LOC126692958 gene encoding transcription factor bHLH130 isoform X2, protein MDSNTPDNYLPQHQPSSGLLRFRSAPSSVLANIMETEGTESERLISRILNYGTSNTDSIAMKRVSSNSHSQAQQQGYCASLPPHYPRQSLSPTAMDDDDSSYGLVGSMAMDHDVQSKAGNPNIIRQSSSPADLFSHLSVQNGYAMMKGIGNYSRVNGTNGDVSPSTDRLKSQLSFSPRFPSSLGMLSQISEIGSENLGADSPDDGKLGNGSVDAHFYGPGVPYCSWNDPPHFTENFTVMKREQDDDGKLFAANQNGGLGNRVNMLSHHLSLPKTSSEMVAMEKFLQFRDSVPCKIRAKRGCATHPRSIAERVRRTRISERMRKLQELVPNMDKQTNTADMLDLAVEYIKDLQKQFKNPVQNQIA, encoded by the exons ATGGATTCAAATACCCCCGACAATTATCTCCCCCAACACCAACCCAGTTCTGGGTTATTGCGGTTTCGCTCTGCGCCGAGCTCGGTCCTTGCTAATATCATGGAGACAGAGGGCACTGAGTCAGAGAGATTAATATCCAGAATTTTGAATTACGGTACTAGCAATACGGATTCAATAGCTATGAAGCGTGTGAGCTCCAACTCTCACTCCCAGGCCCAACAGCAGGGCTATTGTGCGAGCTTGCCTCCCCATTATCCGAGACAGAGTCTTAGCCCCACTGCTATGGACGATGATGATAGCTCATATGGGTTGGTGGGTTCAATGGCAATGGACCACGACGTGCAATCCAAAGCGGGTAATCCAAATATCATTAGGCAAAGTAGCTCGCCTGCTGATCTTTTCTCCCACCTCTCTGTTCAAAATG GCTATGCCATGATGAAAGGAATTGGCAACTACAGTAGGGTCAATGGTACTAATGGAGATGTAAGTCCATCTACAGACAGGTTGAAGAGTCAGCTTAGCTTCTCACCAAGATTTCCTTCTTCACTAGGGATGTTGTCACAAATCTCTGAAATAGGGAGTGAAAACCTTGGAGCAGATAGTCCCGATGATGGAAAGCTCGGTAATGGCAGTGTTGATGCTCATTTTTATGGCCCTGGAGTCCCATACTGTTCTTGGAATGATCCACCACATTTTACAGAAAATTTTACTGTCATGAAAAGAGAGCAAGATGATGATGGGAAACTATTTGCTGCTAACCAG AATGGAGGACTTGGAAATCGGGTTAATATGTTATCGCACCATTTGAGTTTACCAAAGACTTCGTCAGAGATGGTTGCCATGGAGAAGTTCCTGCAATTTCGAGATTCTGTTCCTTGTAAAATAAGAGCAAAGCGTGGTTGTGCCACTCATCCTCGAAGCATTGCAGAAAGG GTAAGAAGAACCCGGATCAGTGAACGAATGAGGAAATTGCAAGAGCTTGTCCCAAACATGGACAAG CAAACTAATACAGCAGACATGTTGGACTTGGCTGTTGAATACATCAAAGATCTTCAGAAACAATTCAAG AATCCAGTCCAAAATCAAATTGCTTGA